From a region of the Methylocystis hirsuta genome:
- a CDS encoding WD40 repeat domain-containing protein, translating to MTLSSTLVDKVETIGLREPVAAAAFLGGAPVFALADGTLHFGDGAEGRRIPVHEDAAILVAAQDRDRLVTGGDDGRVVATDAKGGVELIGDEKGKWIDAVAARGGAVAWTAGKVARARSAKGEEKSLDLPSSSRGLAFFPKGYRLAIAHYGGATLWFPNAGKPEALDWAGSHLDATISPDGRFLVTSMQENTLHGWRLADGKHMRMAGYPGKTRSFSWSHDGKWLATSGADACIVWPFSGKDGPMGQAPRECGVHSAIVTRVAFHPATLVIAIGYDDGLIMLARLSDGSEILVRRPAQEDDRARISALAWDDKGARLAFGAENGDAGVLSLPKP from the coding sequence GTGACGCTGTCTTCCACGCTCGTCGACAAAGTCGAAACGATCGGGCTTCGTGAACCTGTCGCAGCCGCGGCGTTCCTCGGCGGCGCGCCAGTCTTCGCGCTCGCCGACGGGACGCTGCATTTCGGCGACGGCGCGGAGGGACGCCGCATTCCGGTCCATGAGGACGCAGCAATCCTCGTCGCCGCGCAGGACCGCGACCGGCTCGTCACCGGCGGAGACGACGGGCGCGTTGTGGCGACCGACGCGAAGGGCGGCGTCGAACTCATCGGCGACGAAAAGGGCAAATGGATCGACGCCGTTGCCGCGCGGGGCGGCGCGGTGGCGTGGACAGCAGGAAAGGTGGCGCGCGCCCGCTCGGCCAAGGGCGAGGAGAAGTCGCTGGACCTGCCGTCGAGCTCGCGCGGCCTCGCCTTCTTCCCCAAAGGCTACCGGCTGGCGATCGCCCATTACGGCGGCGCGACGCTGTGGTTCCCGAACGCCGGCAAGCCGGAAGCGCTCGACTGGGCCGGCTCGCACCTTGACGCGACGATCTCTCCCGACGGGCGCTTTCTCGTCACCTCGATGCAGGAGAATACGCTGCACGGCTGGCGTCTCGCCGACGGCAAGCACATGCGGATGGCCGGATATCCCGGAAAAACGCGCAGCTTCTCCTGGTCGCATGACGGGAAATGGCTGGCCACCTCAGGCGCCGACGCCTGCATCGTCTGGCCGTTTTCGGGCAAGGACGGTCCGATGGGCCAGGCGCCGCGCGAATGCGGCGTGCATTCGGCGATCGTGACGCGCGTCGCCTTCCATCCCGCCACTCTGGTCATAGCGATCGGCTACGACGACGGCCTGATCATGTTGGCGCGGCTTTCGGACGGATCTGAGATTCTGGTTCGCCGTCCGGCGCAGGAAGATGACCGCGCGCGGATCAGCGCGCTCGCCTGGGACGACAAGGGCGCGCGTCTCGCCTTCGGCGCGGAGAACGGCGACGCCGGCGTGCTGAGCCTGCCGAAACCCTGA